The following proteins are co-located in the Echinicola sp. 20G genome:
- a CDS encoding OsmC family protein: MAKRNVTVTMKADYEYEAVNPQGNKVQIDMYDPEKKQHQSPMDLVLSAVASCASVDAVLMMKKKRRTVEDFIVEAEGDRNDGVPAFYKSIHMKFTLVSPDATDEEFAKVVKLSVDKYCSVSASLSSEITYSSEVRSV; the protein is encoded by the coding sequence ATGGCAAAGAGAAATGTGACTGTGACAATGAAGGCTGATTATGAATATGAGGCCGTAAATCCACAAGGTAATAAGGTGCAGATTGATATGTATGATCCAGAAAAAAAACAACACCAATCACCAATGGATCTTGTTTTGTCAGCTGTAGCAAGCTGTGCTTCTGTGGATGCAGTATTAATGATGAAAAAGAAGAGAAGAACTGTAGAGGATTTTATTGTAGAGGCGGAAGGAGATAGAAATGATGGGGTTCCCGCCTTTTACAAATCAATTCACATGAAATTCACCTTGGTGTCTCCGGATGCTACTGATGAAGAGTTTGCTAAAGTGGTTAAATTATCCGTGGATAAGTATTGCTCTGTGTCTGCTTCCTTAAGTTCAGAAATCACTTATAGTTCTGAAGTTAGAAGTGTATGA
- a CDS encoding cache domain-containing protein — protein sequence MKYSFFIVICVLLAFSFSCEEEPMRINQSEFIELDSIVSVMESDLAPLEDEIARLASYTESLFDHKAELVEKAEMDRYKLSKDGVIFREMSQEGESSVFVSSITPNRDSVYHQVYYTEELDSAFSRIQSSSPFVSQVYFNTRLQMCRIYPALDVLNVFDSEMDLTSFNFYYMADEVRNPEKKSKWVEDIYVDPAGRGWILSLIHPVYFNEELEGVIGLDITVNDIIQRFLSYKERKFLLIDGSGNIVAGTSAAIEVLNLPPLKNHTYVQTINADNFRKEDYNLFKSKSKEVRKMVAKFLLEKDNNYIVNDDYSSKQYQVLCRQMNLLNWYVLEIKD from the coding sequence ATGAAATATAGTTTTTTCATAGTTATTTGTGTTTTGTTGGCTTTTTCTTTCTCTTGTGAAGAGGAGCCGATGAGGATAAACCAAAGTGAATTTATCGAGCTCGATTCCATCGTATCGGTTATGGAATCAGATTTAGCTCCTTTGGAAGATGAGATCGCAAGATTAGCGTCTTATACGGAAAGTTTGTTTGATCACAAGGCCGAATTAGTCGAGAAGGCAGAGATGGATCGATACAAGCTTTCAAAAGATGGGGTGATTTTCAGGGAAATGTCCCAGGAAGGGGAAAGCAGTGTTTTTGTTTCTAGCATCACACCTAACAGAGATAGTGTTTATCACCAAGTATACTATACCGAAGAACTAGATTCTGCGTTTTCAAGAATTCAATCTAGTTCACCATTTGTTTCTCAAGTGTATTTTAACACAAGATTGCAGATGTGTAGAATTTATCCAGCATTAGATGTGTTGAACGTGTTTGATTCTGAAATGGACCTAACTTCTTTTAACTTTTATTATATGGCTGATGAAGTTAGAAATCCTGAGAAGAAAAGTAAGTGGGTAGAGGATATTTATGTAGACCCGGCTGGAAGAGGGTGGATTCTTTCATTAATTCATCCAGTTTATTTTAATGAGGAATTAGAAGGAGTGATTGGGTTGGACATTACGGTAAATGATATCATTCAAAGGTTTTTAAGTTATAAAGAGAGAAAGTTCTTATTGATAGATGGTTCAGGGAATATCGTGGCAGGCACGTCTGCAGCTATAGAAGTGTTGAACTTACCTCCTTTGAAAAACCATACCTATGTACAAACCATTAATGCCGATAATTTTAGAAAAGAGGATTATAATCTGTTTAAATCTAAAAGCAAAGAGGTAAGGAAAATGGTCGCCAAGTTCCTGTTGGAAAAAGATAACAATTACATTGTGAATGATGATTATTCTTCCAAACAGTACCAAGTCCTATGTCGGCAAATGAACCTTCTAAATTGGTATGTTTTAGAAATCAAAGATTGA
- a CDS encoding PAS domain-containing hybrid sensor histidine kinase/response regulator, producing MNNTDKSQRFLVLVWMSIASIVLILFLAYFFYNTLSNNLLSNSKQFLNKQVEIASNEVQRRFNSLHEDLTYYSQSLESYSSFDTEEKIQLHEARTRRLLNSYRTLVDTLFLDVGNTRWAYLIRDNNYFEKIRIPTNRTFSYPGRYVKVSSQREPLSLVASINIDKFLSDYAANHYLGEGGFKFYFVNGEPYYIKEGGSSKEVSFSDKTLKEINNEISGGLRGIYIGGVKNSGEHESEIGAIIAQYPFDLYPLNSEFAFVFAQDRSVIISRLYGTYLYMVVGLFLLLILILFLMIRHFRSINEKNYELEKKSDEINRLFDQQTMLLQEINGYVFYHDNKGRISNVSDNLSEVLGYSKKEFIANNRSYIINEDLESLEKKVAKAIYEKQDYLTYELSFIKKGGSIIRAKSFEKLFYDEEGNFISSVGICTDINEKYLAEQELIRSENRLRAVLNSLPDIIFIYNNEGVFLDYYVQNRELLIEPPEDSIGRHLVDVVPESKKEILNGAFNRALRTGKTQKVEVVLNTGNGKRFLQVRFFKLDEERMISVGRDVTEQRLWEKGLQEAKEVAEVANKAKSEFLASMSHEIRTPMNGLLGMIGLLENTSLDEDQESFVKVIRDSGESLLSIIKDILDYSKIEEGKLELNVSSFQFREELKRVISIFSGMVTEKKISLNVSISDDIPVWMVLDKEKLSQILFNIIGNAIKFTPKGGTVDLKVTGEPILDKNFMIYFLVKDTGVGIPKSKIPQLINPFTQADRGTLEERSGTGLGLAIANKLIELMGGSLQIESELDEGSEFSFTIFSRVSESADQDNRDFEKYSKGDYALSHISDKYPLEILLVEDNDINLKFMKLLMKQLGYEVDTAHNGIEAVKAVRAKKYDMIFMDYQMPLMNGLEASQSIRTIKNGADVRIVGLSANVFKEDIEKAFLAGMDDYLTKPIKIRDIVKKIKESFELNT from the coding sequence ATGAACAATACGGACAAATCACAGCGATTTCTTGTACTAGTTTGGATGTCCATAGCATCTATTGTTCTTATTTTATTTTTGGCTTATTTTTTCTACAACACACTTTCTAACAATTTGTTGAGCAACAGTAAACAATTTTTAAATAAGCAGGTTGAAATAGCTTCCAATGAGGTTCAAAGGAGATTCAACTCCTTGCATGAAGATCTAACTTATTATTCACAAAGTCTGGAAAGTTATTCTAGCTTTGATACCGAGGAAAAAATTCAGTTGCATGAAGCTCGTACAAGAAGACTTCTGAACTCCTACAGAACTTTGGTGGATACCCTTTTTTTGGATGTGGGAAATACCAGGTGGGCTTACTTGATTAGGGATAACAATTATTTTGAAAAAATAAGAATTCCAACAAATCGAACTTTCAGTTACCCAGGAAGATATGTCAAAGTAAGTTCTCAAAGAGAACCTCTTAGTCTGGTCGCTTCTATTAACATAGATAAATTTCTTTCGGATTACGCAGCCAATCATTATCTGGGAGAAGGTGGATTTAAGTTTTATTTTGTTAATGGAGAACCCTATTACATCAAAGAGGGAGGTTCCTCAAAAGAAGTCAGTTTTTCAGATAAAACACTAAAGGAAATCAACAATGAGATATCAGGGGGATTACGTGGTATTTACATAGGAGGTGTGAAGAACTCGGGAGAACATGAGTCCGAAATAGGTGCCATTATTGCCCAATATCCTTTTGATTTGTATCCTTTGAATAGTGAATTTGCATTTGTGTTTGCACAAGATAGAAGTGTGATAATCTCTAGACTTTATGGAACTTATCTCTATATGGTGGTGGGGTTATTTTTGCTATTAATTTTAATACTTTTTCTAATGATACGACACTTTAGAAGTATTAACGAAAAGAACTACGAACTAGAGAAAAAATCAGATGAAATTAATCGCCTATTTGATCAGCAAACCATGCTACTTCAGGAAATCAATGGATATGTTTTCTATCATGACAACAAAGGCAGAATATCCAATGTGAGTGATAATTTAAGTGAAGTATTAGGCTATTCGAAAAAAGAGTTTATTGCCAATAATAGGTCCTATATAATAAACGAAGATTTGGAGAGCTTGGAAAAAAAAGTGGCAAAAGCCATATATGAAAAGCAGGATTATCTGACGTATGAGCTAAGCTTTATCAAAAAAGGAGGTTCAATAATTCGGGCAAAAAGCTTCGAGAAGCTATTTTATGATGAGGAGGGAAACTTTATAAGTAGTGTTGGGATTTGTACCGATATCAATGAAAAGTACTTGGCAGAACAGGAGTTGATAAGGAGTGAAAATAGACTTAGGGCAGTTTTGAACAGCCTTCCAGACATTATTTTTATTTATAATAATGAAGGTGTATTTCTTGATTATTATGTGCAGAATAGAGAATTATTAATAGAGCCTCCCGAAGACTCCATTGGTAGGCACCTCGTAGATGTGGTTCCGGAATCCAAAAAAGAAATCCTTAATGGCGCCTTTAATAGAGCACTGAGAACTGGTAAAACCCAAAAGGTAGAAGTGGTTCTAAATACAGGAAATGGAAAAAGGTTTCTCCAAGTGAGGTTCTTCAAGTTGGACGAAGAAAGAATGATTTCTGTAGGAAGGGATGTGACTGAGCAAAGGCTGTGGGAAAAAGGTTTGCAAGAAGCAAAAGAAGTAGCTGAAGTGGCCAATAAGGCAAAGTCAGAGTTTTTGGCTAGCATGAGTCATGAAATAAGAACCCCAATGAATGGGCTCTTAGGAATGATTGGTTTATTGGAGAATACTTCGCTTGATGAAGATCAGGAGAGTTTTGTAAAGGTGATCAGAGATTCAGGTGAGTCACTCTTGTCCATTATTAAAGATATTCTAGACTATTCAAAAATCGAGGAAGGAAAATTAGAACTAAATGTAAGCAGCTTCCAATTTAGAGAGGAACTCAAAAGAGTGATCAGTATTTTTTCGGGTATGGTCACTGAAAAGAAAATTTCTTTAAATGTCAGTATATCTGATGATATCCCAGTGTGGATGGTTTTGGACAAGGAAAAGTTGAGCCAAATCCTCTTTAACATTATTGGTAATGCCATTAAATTTACTCCAAAAGGAGGTACTGTTGATCTAAAGGTAACAGGTGAACCGATTTTGGATAAGAATTTCATGATCTACTTTTTGGTAAAAGACACAGGGGTTGGGATTCCAAAGTCCAAAATCCCCCAATTGATCAATCCTTTCACTCAAGCAGATAGAGGTACTTTAGAAGAGAGAAGTGGGACTGGATTGGGCTTGGCTATTGCCAATAAGTTAATTGAGTTAATGGGTGGGAGCTTACAGATTGAGAGTGAACTTGATGAGGGCTCTGAGTTTTCATTTACGATTTTTTCCCGGGTATCTGAAAGTGCTGATCAAGACAATAGGGACTTTGAAAAGTATTCAAAAGGAGATTATGCGCTTTCCCATATTTCAGACAAGTACCCACTCGAAATCTTGTTGGTAGAAGACAATGATATTAACCTTAAATTTATGAAGTTACTCATGAAACAGTTAGGGTATGAGGTGGATACAGCGCATAACGGGATAGAGGCGGTAAAAGCAGTAAGGGCTAAAAAGTATGATATGATCTTTATGGATTATCAAATGCCTCTTATGAATGGCCTGGAAGCTTCCCAAAGTATTAGAACCATCAAGAATGGTGCAGATGTAAGGATAGTAGGGCTTTCTGCCAATGTGTTTAAGGAGGATATCGAAAAAGCTTTTCTTGCTGGTATGGACGATTACCTAACGAAACCAATTAAAATCAGGGATATAGTCAAGAAAATTAAAGAAAGCTTTGAGCTAAATACCTAA
- a CDS encoding dihydrolipoamide acetyltransferase family protein has translation MATVEMVMPKMGESIIEGTILTWLKSEGEAIEQDESVLEVATDKVDTEVPSSHAGVLKKILAKEGDVIAVGAPIAIIEVEGETEEKSESAASNNDKDIQKEELIAAAPAQTAALVAERPASNISDDRFYSPLVLSIAKEEGIDKAELATIPGTGKDGRVTKNDMLSYLKTRGSNPVSASTIASPKASPSISAGDEIIEMDRMRKMISERMVESKRISPHVTSFVEADVTNIVLWRNKVKDAYKQKEGEPITFTPFFIEAVAKAIQDFPMINISVDGDKIIKKKDINIGVAVALPSGNLIVPVIRKANELNLVGLSKKVNDLAARARARANKLSPDELSGGTYTISNVGSFGNVMGTPIIMQPQVAILAVGAITKKPAVVETPTGDVIAIRHKMFLSHSYDHRVVDGSLGGMFVKRVAEYLEAFDINTKL, from the coding sequence ATGGCAACTGTAGAAATGGTAATGCCCAAAATGGGTGAGAGTATTATAGAAGGCACTATCCTGACTTGGTTAAAAAGCGAAGGAGAGGCCATTGAGCAAGATGAATCTGTACTAGAGGTAGCAACTGATAAAGTGGACACAGAGGTTCCTTCTTCTCATGCCGGTGTATTAAAGAAAATATTGGCAAAAGAGGGTGATGTAATCGCTGTGGGTGCCCCAATTGCAATAATTGAAGTAGAAGGAGAAACTGAAGAAAAGTCTGAGAGTGCTGCTTCAAACAATGATAAAGACATACAAAAAGAAGAATTGATAGCTGCAGCCCCTGCACAAACAGCGGCACTTGTAGCAGAGAGACCGGCATCCAACATTTCAGACGATAGGTTTTATTCTCCACTAGTGCTTAGTATTGCCAAAGAAGAAGGAATTGATAAAGCTGAATTAGCTACCATACCAGGTACTGGCAAAGATGGTCGTGTCACCAAAAACGACATGCTAAGCTACCTCAAAACCAGAGGATCCAATCCTGTTTCAGCTTCAACCATAGCATCCCCAAAAGCTTCCCCTAGCATCAGCGCTGGAGATGAAATCATCGAAATGGATCGAATGAGAAAAATGATCTCTGAACGAATGGTAGAGTCTAAGAGGATCTCTCCACACGTAACTTCTTTCGTTGAAGCTGATGTTACCAACATAGTGTTATGGAGAAATAAAGTCAAAGATGCCTATAAACAAAAGGAAGGTGAACCAATTACCTTTACTCCATTCTTCATTGAAGCAGTAGCTAAAGCTATCCAGGATTTCCCTATGATCAATATCTCTGTGGATGGAGATAAAATCATTAAGAAGAAGGACATCAATATTGGAGTGGCGGTAGCGCTTCCAAGCGGAAACCTAATTGTACCTGTAATCAGAAAAGCCAATGAGCTTAACCTTGTTGGACTTTCCAAAAAAGTCAATGACTTAGCAGCCAGAGCCAGAGCCAGAGCCAATAAATTATCACCTGATGAACTATCAGGTGGCACTTATACCATTTCCAATGTAGGGTCTTTTGGCAATGTGATGGGAACGCCTATTATCATGCAACCTCAAGTGGCCATCTTGGCTGTAGGAGCCATCACTAAAAAACCGGCTGTAGTGGAGACACCAACTGGAGATGTAATTGCTATCAGGCATAAAATGTTCCTTTCTCACAGTTATGACCACAGGGTAGTGGATGGTTCACTTGGCGGAATGTTTGTCAAGAGAGTTGCCGAATACCTGGAAGCATTTGATATCAACACCAAACTGTAA